The Halichoerus grypus chromosome 9, mHalGry1.hap1.1, whole genome shotgun sequence genome has a window encoding:
- the IL17A gene encoding interleukin-17A, producing the protein MAPVTVSSMFRVLLLLLSLVAIGKAGIALPQNPGCPNTEDKNFPQHVKMNLNILNQNTNSRRPSNYYNRSTSPWNLHRNEDPERYPSVIWEAKCRHLGCVNAEGKINYHMNSVPIRQEILVLRRESQHCPHSFRLEKMLVAVGCTCVTPIVRHVA; encoded by the exons ttccgggtactgctgctgctgctgagccTGGTGGCTATTGGGAAGGCGGGAATAGCACTCCCACAAAATCCAGGATGCCCAAATACTGAGGACAAGAACTTCCCTCAGCATGTGAAGATGAATCTAAATATCCTTAACCAGAATACGAACTCCAGAAGGCCCTCAAATTACTACAACCGATCCACTTCACCTTGGAATCTGCA CCGCAATGAGGACCCTGAGAGATATCCCTCTGTGATCTGGGAGGCCAAGTGCCGCCACTTGGGCTGTGTCAATGCTGAAGGGAAGATAAACTACCACATGAACTCTGTCCCCATCCGGCAAGAGATCCTTGTTCTGCGAAGGGAGTCTCAGCACTGCCCCCACTCCTTCCGGCTGGAGAAGATGCTGGTGGCCGTGGGCTGCACCTGCGTCACCCCCATTGTGCGCCATGTGGCTTAA